From the Microbacterium sp. W4I4 genome, one window contains:
- a CDS encoding Trp biosynthesis-associated membrane protein, whose protein sequence is MLRRARLLAVLGFLIAGGIGIISSTQTWITVQRADTEQPLLVAGADALALLAPLSLAVLALGAAMSIAGRLLRYVFAVLGGAGAIVLILGTLPILSGAPLAAVAPALTEATGLSGDKALGSIVTALEPTAWVTAALVAWIVLLLASVFVLGTAHRWKSGGRRYEQPGAAHHEHTGPLDPIDSWDELSHGTDPTGPSR, encoded by the coding sequence ATGCTGCGACGCGCACGGCTGCTCGCGGTGCTCGGATTCCTGATCGCGGGCGGCATCGGCATCATCTCCTCGACCCAGACCTGGATCACGGTCCAACGCGCCGACACCGAGCAGCCTCTGCTCGTGGCAGGCGCGGATGCCCTCGCCCTGCTCGCTCCGCTCTCACTCGCCGTGCTCGCTCTGGGCGCCGCGATGTCGATCGCCGGCCGTCTGCTGCGGTACGTGTTCGCCGTCCTCGGGGGAGCAGGTGCGATCGTGCTGATCCTCGGTACGCTCCCGATCCTGTCAGGCGCGCCCCTCGCGGCCGTCGCCCCGGCCCTGACGGAAGCCACCGGGCTGAGTGGTGACAAGGCGCTGGGATCCATCGTGACGGCCCTGGAACCGACAGCCTGGGTGACGGCGGCTCTGGTGGCCTGGATCGTTCTGCTGCTGGCATCCGTCTTCGTCCTCGGCACCGCGCATCGCTGGAAGTCAGGCGGCCGGCGCTACGAGCAGCCTGGGGCGGCGCACCACGAGCACACCGGCCCCTTGGATCCGATCGACTCCTGGGACGAGCTGTCCCATGGCACCGATCCGACCGGGCCTTCCCGATAG
- the trpB gene encoding tryptophan synthase subunit beta translates to MSLRDQHGPFFGEFGGRYMPESLIAAIDELTAAYEAAIVDPEFRSELAGLLHSYAGRPSPITEVARFAEHAGGARVYLKREDLNHTGSHKINNVLGQALLTKRLGKTRVIAETGAGQHGVATATAAALFGLDCTIYMGEVDTERQALNVARMRLLGAEVVPVKTGSRTLKDAINDAYRDWVATVETTNYIFGTAAGPHPFPAMVRDFQKIIGEEAREQLLAEAGRLPDAVVACVGGGSNAIGMFDAFLDDEGVKLYGVEAAGDGVDTPKHAASIERGRPGVLHGAKTYVLQDEDGQTVESHSISAGLDYPGVGPEHAWLSDIGRAEYIPATDDEAMQALRLLSRTEGIIPAIESAHALAGALRIGRELGPDAIIAVCLSGRGDKDMDTAARYFELYDQEMYDQEDPS, encoded by the coding sequence GTGAGTCTGCGGGACCAGCACGGGCCGTTCTTCGGCGAGTTCGGTGGGCGGTACATGCCCGAATCGCTCATCGCCGCGATCGACGAACTGACAGCGGCGTATGAAGCCGCCATCGTCGACCCGGAGTTCCGCTCCGAACTCGCCGGGCTGCTGCACTCCTACGCCGGGCGGCCGTCGCCGATCACCGAAGTAGCCCGGTTCGCCGAGCACGCCGGGGGCGCGCGGGTGTACCTCAAGCGCGAGGACCTCAACCACACCGGATCCCACAAGATCAACAACGTGCTGGGGCAGGCGCTGCTGACCAAGCGGCTCGGCAAGACCCGCGTCATCGCCGAGACCGGGGCGGGCCAGCACGGCGTCGCCACGGCCACCGCGGCCGCGTTGTTCGGGCTCGACTGCACGATCTACATGGGCGAGGTCGACACGGAGCGCCAGGCGCTGAACGTGGCGCGGATGCGGCTGCTCGGCGCCGAGGTCGTCCCGGTCAAGACCGGATCGCGCACTCTGAAGGACGCCATCAACGACGCCTACCGCGACTGGGTGGCGACCGTCGAGACGACCAACTACATCTTCGGGACCGCGGCCGGGCCGCATCCCTTCCCGGCGATGGTGCGGGACTTCCAGAAGATCATCGGCGAGGAGGCTCGCGAGCAGCTGCTCGCCGAGGCCGGCCGCCTTCCGGATGCCGTCGTCGCCTGCGTCGGCGGCGGCTCCAACGCGATCGGCATGTTCGACGCGTTCCTGGATGACGAGGGCGTGAAGCTCTACGGCGTGGAGGCCGCCGGCGATGGCGTCGACACGCCCAAGCACGCCGCCTCGATCGAACGCGGCCGCCCCGGCGTTCTGCACGGCGCGAAGACCTACGTCCTGCAGGACGAGGACGGCCAGACCGTCGAGTCGCACTCGATCTCGGCGGGTCTGGACTACCCGGGCGTCGGACCCGAGCATGCCTGGCTGTCGGACATCGGCCGCGCCGAATACATCCCGGCCACCGACGACGAGGCGATGCAGGCGCTGCGCCTGCTCAGCCGCACCGAGGGCATCATCCCCGCGATCGAGTCCGCGCACGCTCTCGCCGGCGCGCTGCGCATCGGCCGGGAACTGGGTCCGGATGCGATCATCGCCGTCTGCCTGTCCGGCCGCGGTGACAAGGACATGGACACCGCCGCGCGGTACTTCGAACTGTACGACCAGGAGATGTACGACCAGGAGGACCCGTCGTGA
- a CDS encoding HGxxPAAW family protein, whose protein sequence is MTNPIADPGHGHSPAAWTAVVIMLVGFALGTVFFCVPNGEVGVWVSAAIVLIGAISGWVLAKAGWGVKGPKYTPKAH, encoded by the coding sequence ATGACCAACCCGATCGCCGACCCCGGTCACGGACACTCGCCTGCAGCCTGGACGGCCGTGGTGATCATGCTGGTGGGCTTCGCCCTCGGCACCGTCTTCTTCTGCGTGCCGAACGGCGAGGTGGGCGTCTGGGTCTCCGCCGCCATCGTCCTCATCGGTGCGATCTCGGGTTGGGTCCTCGCCAAGGCCGGCTGGGGAGTGAAGGGCCCGAAGTACACGCCGAAGGCGCACTGA
- the trpC gene encoding indole-3-glycerol phosphate synthase TrpC, producing the protein MVLADLTAGAVEDAERRALTRPLADVERDALARPAAHDALAALAPADRVKIIAEVKRASPSRGALAEIPDPALQASLYEQGGASAISVLTEERRFGGSLADLEAVTARVSVPVLRKDFIATPYQVFEARAAGAALALLIVAGLSRSTLRELHALILELGMTPLIETHSAEELDVAIDLGASLIGVNARNLKTLELDRDLFARLADRIPDTAIRVAESAVLAPEDVRRYREAGADVVLIGEALVTGDPVATLTSFLEAGSMVVRGQKESL; encoded by the coding sequence ATGGTCCTCGCCGACCTGACGGCCGGCGCTGTCGAGGATGCCGAGCGTCGTGCGTTGACGCGGCCGCTCGCCGACGTGGAGCGAGACGCCCTTGCGCGCCCCGCGGCACACGACGCCCTCGCCGCCCTGGCACCCGCCGACCGGGTGAAGATCATCGCCGAGGTCAAGCGCGCCAGCCCCTCTCGAGGCGCCCTCGCGGAGATCCCCGATCCCGCCCTGCAGGCGTCCCTGTACGAACAGGGCGGGGCCTCGGCGATCAGCGTCCTCACGGAGGAGCGTCGCTTCGGCGGCAGCCTCGCCGATCTCGAGGCCGTGACCGCACGTGTGTCGGTTCCCGTCCTGCGCAAGGACTTCATCGCGACGCCGTACCAGGTGTTCGAGGCCCGTGCGGCGGGCGCGGCTCTCGCGCTGCTCATCGTCGCGGGGCTCTCTCGGTCGACGCTGCGCGAGCTGCACGCGCTGATCCTCGAGCTCGGGATGACGCCCCTCATCGAGACGCACTCCGCGGAGGAGCTCGACGTCGCGATCGACCTGGGCGCCTCGCTGATCGGCGTGAACGCCCGCAACCTGAAGACCCTCGAGCTGGATCGCGACCTGTTCGCGCGTCTTGCGGACCGGATCCCCGACACGGCGATCCGCGTCGCCGAGTCGGCGGTGCTCGCTCCGGAGGATGTCCGTCGCTACCGCGAGGCGGGAGCGGATGTCGTGCTCATCGGAGAGGCGCTGGTCACCGGCGACCCGGTGGCGACTCTGACGAGCTTCCTCGAGGCCGGATCGATGGTCGTCCGCGGCCAGAAGGAGTCTCTGTGA